A genomic region of Mesorhizobium sp. NZP2077 contains the following coding sequences:
- a CDS encoding Gfo/Idh/MocA family oxidoreductase has product MSKLRMGVIGAGLWGNNHAHTFKVLPETELIGVCDLDEGRALKMKDTFGAARAFTDYMKLISSDDIDAISVATPDFTHAPIVLAALKAGKHVLSEKPLATTVKEAEEIAEAAARSSGKLMVDFHNRVNPILTQVRDMIQDGQIGLAKHGNARLSNTTFVPFEMLSWAAKSSALWFLGSHLVDVLRFILADEVVRVYSVARSGTLSGRGVDTKDFHVSILEFSKGTVVTMENSWILSRDNPSLVDFKIEFVGEKGQIQADPTHNGGLRRIGEGGLKYNDYIGITPTGETRIGGFVLESIARFVDSVVRGAPLLADAQDGLANTRILAAIEESVASGKAVDIASAGA; this is encoded by the coding sequence ATGAGCAAATTGCGCATGGGCGTCATCGGCGCGGGCCTTTGGGGCAACAATCACGCTCACACTTTCAAGGTGTTGCCGGAAACCGAGCTGATCGGCGTCTGCGACCTCGACGAGGGCAGGGCTCTCAAAATGAAGGACACTTTCGGGGCGGCCCGGGCGTTCACCGATTACATGAAGCTGATTTCCAGTGACGATATCGATGCGATATCGGTAGCAACACCGGATTTTACCCATGCGCCGATCGTTCTCGCAGCACTCAAGGCCGGCAAGCATGTTCTCAGCGAAAAGCCACTGGCCACGACCGTGAAGGAAGCAGAGGAAATCGCCGAGGCTGCCGCCAGGTCCTCGGGCAAGCTGATGGTGGACTTTCACAACCGTGTAAATCCCATCCTCACCCAAGTTCGCGACATGATCCAGGACGGCCAAATCGGTCTTGCGAAACATGGAAACGCGCGTCTTTCCAACACGACGTTTGTGCCCTTTGAAATGCTGAGCTGGGCTGCGAAGTCTTCCGCGCTGTGGTTCCTGGGCAGCCATCTCGTCGATGTCTTGCGCTTCATTCTCGCTGACGAAGTCGTGCGCGTCTATTCGGTTGCTCGCTCAGGCACGCTGTCTGGCCGCGGCGTGGACACGAAGGATTTCCATGTATCGATCCTCGAGTTCTCCAAGGGGACGGTCGTGACCATGGAAAACAGCTGGATCCTGTCGCGAGACAATCCTTCCCTGGTTGACTTCAAGATCGAGTTTGTCGGTGAAAAGGGCCAGATCCAGGCCGATCCCACCCACAATGGCGGCCTGCGTCGCATTGGGGAGGGAGGTTTGAAGTACAACGACTATATCGGCATAACCCCGACCGGCGAGACCCGCATCGGTGGCTTTGTTCTCGAATCCATTGCCCGCTTCGTCGACAGCGTGGTGCGCGGTGCTCCATTGCTGGCCGATGCGCAGGACGGTCTGGCAAACACCAGGATCTTGGCGGCGATCGAGGAGTCTGTCGCCAGCGGCAAGGCTGTAGACATCGCCAGCGCCGGAGCCTGA
- a CDS encoding sugar ABC transporter permease — MPFTTVRSPHALGLGRKSFVRKNLPYLLIAPSVVMLLALIAYPLLFALRSSFYFWNLQIGPQPLAFVGVENYVQAFNAFDFRASLGNTLILSTMGTAIEFGLGLTIALILLKALPGMNVVRALLILPTTIAPIVVGFLFRYLYDPGGGLLVWVLQSLWLPVPAQGILGSPSTALAAILFVDIWQWTPFFAIVLYASLLAVPDEIIEAARLDRASPWTILFRIKLPLIKRTAIIIVMLRFMQIFNTFDTVLVLTRGGPGTSTRTLGYSLYEQGLVNFNIGLVSAMTWITVLIVNIIVALYVFVAFRHEEW, encoded by the coding sequence ATGCCCTTTACGACCGTTCGCTCGCCGCATGCCCTCGGACTTGGCAGGAAGAGCTTTGTCCGCAAAAATCTGCCGTACCTGCTCATTGCGCCTTCGGTCGTAATGCTGCTTGCGCTGATCGCTTACCCCTTGCTGTTCGCGCTGAGGTCGAGCTTTTACTTCTGGAACCTGCAGATCGGGCCGCAGCCGCTCGCCTTCGTCGGCGTCGAAAACTATGTTCAGGCCTTCAATGCCTTCGATTTCCGCGCTTCGCTTGGCAACACGCTGATCTTGTCAACAATGGGAACGGCAATTGAGTTTGGACTTGGGCTGACGATCGCGTTGATCCTGCTCAAGGCCCTGCCTGGCATGAACGTCGTGCGTGCCTTGCTGATCCTGCCGACGACAATTGCCCCAATCGTCGTCGGCTTTCTGTTCCGCTATCTCTACGATCCCGGTGGCGGCCTGCTGGTCTGGGTGCTGCAGTCTTTGTGGCTACCCGTCCCGGCGCAAGGAATACTCGGGTCACCGTCCACGGCGCTCGCCGCCATTCTTTTCGTCGACATCTGGCAGTGGACACCCTTCTTTGCCATCGTGCTCTACGCCAGCCTGCTGGCTGTCCCCGACGAGATCATCGAGGCCGCGCGGCTGGATCGCGCGTCACCCTGGACGATCCTGTTTCGGATCAAGCTGCCGCTCATCAAGCGCACCGCGATTATCATCGTCATGCTGCGCTTCATGCAGATATTCAACACCTTCGACACGGTGCTCGTGCTGACACGCGGCGGACCGGGCACATCCACGCGCACCCTCGGTTATTCGCTCTACGAGCAGGGTCTCGTGAATTTCAACATCGGTCTCGTCAGTGCAATGACGTGGATCACGGTGCTGATCGTCAACATCATTGTCGCCCTCTATGTCTTCGTCGCCTTTCGCCATGAGGAGTGGTGA
- a CDS encoding ATP-binding cassette domain-containing protein: MASMTFDGVGKTYPDGTVAVANVSFAIADGEFVVLVGPSGCGKSTLLRMAAGLETLNSGRLLMGDNDVTENDPQDRDIAMVFQNYALYPHMTVYENMAFGLQQRKMPKQEIDKLVRVAAEMLDLTRHLGRKPGALSGGQRQRVAMGRAIVRHPMAFLMDEPLSNLDAKLRVQMRGELKLLNQRLGVTTLYVTHDQVEAMTMGDRVAVLKPVRNGLESNLQQLDTPQMLYDKPVNLFVAGFIGSPAMNFVRIELGGEAGSPIATIVGTSISFPVSAGPALSRCIGRQVIAGIRPEMFQVCAEHEALFNEKIPVAEALGADTFIFFDITSPPVNVNDAEDTEDFPHKGKNRLVARIPPALTPAPNQRLALTVDKEKLHWFDPVTGAAIRD; the protein is encoded by the coding sequence ATGGCGTCTATGACCTTTGACGGAGTTGGCAAGACGTACCCGGACGGGACCGTTGCCGTCGCCAATGTGAGCTTTGCGATCGCCGACGGAGAATTCGTGGTCTTGGTCGGCCCGTCGGGTTGCGGCAAGTCAACCTTGCTGAGAATGGCGGCGGGCCTCGAAACGCTGAATAGCGGCCGACTGCTGATGGGTGACAACGATGTCACCGAAAACGACCCGCAGGATCGGGATATAGCCATGGTGTTCCAAAACTATGCGCTGTATCCGCATATGACCGTTTATGAAAACATGGCTTTCGGCTTGCAACAGCGCAAAATGCCAAAGCAAGAGATCGACAAGCTTGTGCGGGTTGCCGCCGAAATGCTCGATCTAACCCGCCACCTGGGGCGCAAGCCAGGCGCCTTGTCCGGCGGCCAGCGCCAACGTGTCGCCATGGGCCGTGCTATTGTTCGCCATCCGATGGCCTTCCTTATGGATGAGCCTTTGTCCAATCTTGATGCGAAGCTTCGCGTGCAAATGCGAGGTGAGCTCAAGCTACTCAATCAGCGTCTGGGTGTCACGACGCTCTATGTAACGCATGATCAGGTCGAGGCCATGACCATGGGAGACCGCGTTGCGGTGCTCAAGCCGGTGCGCAATGGCCTGGAAAGCAATCTTCAGCAGCTCGACACACCGCAAATGCTGTACGACAAACCAGTCAATCTGTTTGTCGCCGGATTTATCGGCTCCCCGGCCATGAACTTCGTGCGCATCGAGCTCGGGGGAGAAGCCGGTTCCCCGATCGCCACAATAGTGGGGACAAGCATATCCTTTCCTGTGTCCGCTGGGCCGGCACTTTCCCGCTGTATCGGCCGACAGGTTATTGCTGGAATTCGCCCCGAAATGTTCCAGGTTTGTGCGGAACATGAGGCGTTGTTCAACGAGAAGATCCCGGTTGCGGAAGCACTTGGGGCCGATACGTTCATTTTTTTCGACATCACGTCCCCACCGGTGAACGTCAACGATGCGGAAGACACCGAAGACTTCCCGCACAAGGGCAAGAACCGCCTTGTGGCGCGGATCCCTCCGGCCCTGACTCCAGCTCCTAATCAGCGCCTGGCTCTGACTGTCGACAAGGAGAAGCTGCATTGGTTCGACCCGGTAACGGGAGCCGCAATCCGTGACTGA
- a CDS encoding TIM barrel protein: MTGINGREYRMPVARLPSFALNHMVAPSLRSDAFFALCRKVGVAQAEIRNDLAGNAIMDGTPAVEIGSQARNAGVSLISINALQRFNEWTPAREAEAIALADYAQAAGAAALVLVPVNDGSGRADGERQKNARTALRGLKPILSDRGVVGLVEPLGFAICSLRSKREAADAIADIDGVGAFGLVHDTFHHFLAGEPALFAEMTGLVHISGVADKEVGIDDMRDPHRVLVDEKDRLDNIGQIRALQSAGYAGPLSFEPFSPAVHELDDPARALANSIAFIRARL, translated from the coding sequence ATGACCGGCATCAACGGGAGGGAATATCGGATGCCAGTTGCTCGATTGCCGTCGTTCGCACTCAACCATATGGTAGCGCCCTCGCTGCGCTCGGACGCGTTCTTCGCGCTCTGCCGCAAGGTGGGTGTGGCGCAGGCGGAAATCCGCAACGATCTTGCAGGCAACGCCATCATGGACGGCACGCCCGCGGTCGAAATCGGCAGTCAAGCCCGCAATGCGGGAGTGTCCCTGATCAGCATCAACGCGCTGCAGCGCTTCAACGAATGGACGCCGGCCCGCGAAGCCGAGGCGATCGCCCTCGCCGACTATGCGCAGGCCGCAGGCGCGGCAGCGCTGGTCCTCGTTCCGGTCAACGATGGCTCGGGACGGGCGGACGGGGAACGTCAGAAGAACGCAAGGACTGCCCTTCGCGGCCTGAAGCCGATCCTGAGTGACCGCGGCGTGGTTGGCCTGGTCGAGCCGCTGGGCTTCGCCATCTGCTCCCTGCGCTCCAAACGAGAGGCGGCAGACGCCATCGCGGACATCGATGGCGTGGGCGCCTTCGGGCTGGTGCACGACACATTTCATCATTTCCTCGCTGGAGAGCCGGCGCTGTTTGCGGAGATGACCGGCCTCGTCCACATATCGGGTGTCGCCGATAAGGAAGTGGGGATCGACGACATGCGCGACCCGCATCGCGTGCTGGTGGATGAGAAAGACCGACTCGACAATATCGGCCAGATTCGTGCATTGCAAAGCGCGGGCTACGCCGGCCCCCTCTCCTTCGAGCCATTCTCGCCGGCCGTCCATGAACTCGATGACCCCGCACGCGCGCTCGCCAACAGCATCGCTTTCATTCGAGCCCGGCTGTAA
- the pmtA gene encoding phospholipid N-methyltransferase PmtA, whose protein sequence is MDMVFRLKQRIGRKFEEEIQFFRGWQKDKKRVGALMPTSAHAARRMASVINPASGMPVLELGAGTGVITKAILERGIEPQQLISVEYSKDFYDRLTRRFPDVDFRLGDAFALGDVLAERSREQFDCVISAVPLLSFPMVQRVALLEDLLARIPAGRPVMQITYGPLSPVVKMPDRYIVSHYDFVVRNIPPAQLWTYTRAL, encoded by the coding sequence ATGGATATGGTCTTTCGGTTGAAACAGCGCATCGGCAGGAAATTCGAAGAAGAGATTCAATTCTTCAGGGGCTGGCAAAAGGATAAGAAAAGAGTGGGCGCGCTCATGCCAACGTCCGCTCATGCCGCGCGCCGCATGGCAAGTGTGATTAATCCGGCGTCCGGCATGCCAGTTCTTGAACTCGGTGCAGGAACCGGCGTCATCACCAAGGCCATCCTGGAAAGAGGCATCGAGCCGCAGCAGCTGATTTCGGTCGAATATTCGAAGGATTTTTATGATCGACTGACGCGACGTTTTCCGGATGTGGATTTTCGTTTGGGCGATGCATTTGCGCTGGGTGATGTCCTGGCGGAGCGGTCCCGCGAACAGTTCGACTGTGTTATAAGCGCCGTGCCGCTGTTGAGTTTTCCAATGGTGCAACGCGTGGCCTTGCTTGAGGATTTGCTGGCCCGAATTCCTGCTGGAAGACCCGTGATGCAAATCACCTATGGGCCCTTGTCACCAGTGGTCAAAATGCCGGACCGCTACATCGTCTCTCATTATGATTTCGTCGTCCGCAACATTCCGCCTGCACAGCTGTGGACCTACACACGGGCACTCTGA
- a CDS encoding DUF982 domain-containing protein yields MMGLNRFERPVVVQVSRHGAERIVVDVNDAATILLRDLHRQTEKRKVAMDACLQVLRGEAHPPAARRAFVAAALEAKILRSD; encoded by the coding sequence ATGATGGGCTTGAACAGATTTGAGAGGCCAGTCGTTGTCCAGGTCAGCCGTCATGGCGCGGAGCGTATTGTGGTCGACGTCAATGATGCGGCCACTATCCTGCTGCGGGATCTCCATCGTCAGACCGAGAAGCGCAAGGTGGCAATGGACGCCTGTCTGCAGGTGTTGCGAGGTGAGGCCCATCCACCGGCCGCTCGGCGGGCTTTTGTCGCAGCCGCGCTCGAAGCAAAGATTCTACGCAGCGATTGA
- the nadA gene encoding quinolinate synthase NadA: MFNASTPTAALYDRVRRVIPSIEWPAFAGDIEAILDLKRQRNAVILAHNYQTPEIFHCVADIVGDSLALARKAMTVDADVIVLAGVHFMAETAKLLNPQKTVLIPDLRAGCSLADSITAVDIRLLRQRYPGVPVVTYVNTSAEVKAESDICCTSGNAKAVVESLGVPRVIMLPDEYLAQNIAAQTEVEIIAWKGHCEVHERFTPADIRELRESHPGVTVLAHPECPPEVVAEADFSGSTAAMSDYVGRQKPPRVVLMTECSMSDNVAVEHPEVEFIRPCNLCPHMKRITLANIRTALEQNRHVVTIAPEIAGRARLSVERMLAV; the protein is encoded by the coding sequence ATGTTCAACGCCTCCACGCCCACAGCCGCTCTCTATGACCGAGTAAGGCGGGTCATCCCGTCCATCGAGTGGCCAGCCTTCGCCGGCGATATCGAGGCCATCCTCGATCTGAAGCGGCAGCGAAATGCCGTCATCCTGGCGCACAACTACCAGACGCCGGAGATCTTCCACTGTGTTGCCGACATCGTCGGCGACAGCCTGGCGCTCGCCCGCAAGGCGATGACCGTCGACGCGGATGTCATTGTGCTGGCCGGCGTCCACTTCATGGCCGAGACGGCAAAGCTGCTCAACCCGCAGAAGACGGTACTCATCCCTGACTTGCGCGCAGGCTGTTCGCTGGCGGATTCGATCACCGCCGTGGACATCCGTCTGCTGCGGCAACGCTATCCGGGCGTGCCGGTCGTCACCTACGTCAACACATCGGCCGAAGTAAAAGCCGAGTCCGACATCTGCTGTACCTCCGGCAATGCCAAGGCGGTCGTCGAGTCCCTCGGCGTCCCCCGGGTGATCATGCTGCCCGACGAATACCTGGCCCAGAACATCGCCGCCCAGACCGAGGTGGAGATCATCGCCTGGAAAGGGCATTGCGAGGTGCATGAACGCTTCACGCCTGCCGACATCCGCGAGTTGCGCGAAAGCCATCCCGGGGTGACGGTGCTGGCGCATCCCGAGTGCCCGCCGGAAGTGGTTGCGGAAGCTGACTTTTCCGGTTCGACTGCCGCCATGTCGGATTATGTCGGAAGGCAAAAGCCGCCGCGCGTCGTGCTGATGACCGAGTGCTCGATGAGCGACAATGTCGCGGTGGAGCATCCCGAGGTCGAGTTCATCCGCCCCTGCAATTTGTGCCCGCACATGAAGCGGATAACGCTAGCCAACATCCGTACGGCGCTCGAGCAGAACCGCCATGTCGTGACCATCGCACCCGAAATCGCCGGTCGCGCGCGGCTGTCCGTCGAGCGGATGCTGGCCGTATGA
- a CDS encoding RES domain-containing protein: MTPLPMALGGTELIAWRLDQAVHAAIWNSGEGAYRVGGRWNSKGVRAVYCSVDPATAILEVAVHKGFRALDTVAHTLTAAVLSDPSAIHVVDPASVPNPNWLRPGIPSAGQQAFGDDLLMKHPIIAMPSAVSSYSWNIIFVASVAASSYTLKFQEAFALDTRLHPPVSK; encoded by the coding sequence ATGACGCCTCTGCCGATGGCGCTCGGAGGAACGGAACTCATTGCGTGGCGGCTCGACCAGGCCGTCCATGCCGCGATATGGAATAGCGGCGAAGGTGCCTATCGGGTCGGCGGCCGCTGGAACAGCAAGGGCGTAAGAGCTGTGTACTGCTCGGTCGATCCCGCCACGGCCATCCTTGAGGTCGCCGTGCATAAGGGTTTTCGCGCCCTCGACACAGTTGCCCACACATTAACAGCCGCTGTCCTCAGCGATCCATCGGCTATCCATGTCGTCGATCCTGCAAGCGTGCCCAATCCGAACTGGCTGCGCCCCGGCATACCAAGCGCGGGTCAGCAGGCATTCGGGGATGACCTCCTGATGAAACATCCCATCATAGCTATGCCAAGCGCGGTCTCTTCATATAGCTGGAACATCATCTTCGTGGCGAGCGTAGCGGCATCTTCCTACACGCTTAAGTTCCAGGAAGCTTTTGCCCTCGACACAAGGCTGCATCCCCCGGTCAGCAAATAA
- a CDS encoding DUF982 domain-containing protein: MNFEVFSSPIFVKRATYLVQEIASLADAIDFLDGWPEDRRDQAHETALRACHDAYGGHASVSAACNALIGFAKRASVLEDPTAAMQWIAAM; this comes from the coding sequence ATGAACTTTGAGGTTTTCAGCAGCCCCATTTTCGTGAAGCGAGCGACCTATCTGGTGCAAGAGATTGCCAGCCTTGCGGACGCTATCGACTTTCTCGATGGGTGGCCCGAAGATCGCAGGGACCAGGCCCATGAAACCGCCCTTCGGGCATGCCATGACGCCTATGGTGGGCATGCATCGGTAAGCGCTGCCTGCAATGCCCTTATCGGCTTTGCGAAGCGAGCCTCGGTATTGGAGGATCCAACCGCCGCTATGCAATGGATTGCTGCAATGTAA
- the nadC gene encoding carboxylating nicotinate-nucleotide diphosphorylase translates to MNLSPPPAIMLEPLVRAALLEDLGRAGDLTTDAIVPKDLRTTTVLSARQAGIVAGLDLAMLAFRLIDQTVEMTVHRPDGSDVAQGEIIASMSGPARAILTAERTALNFLCHLSGIATATASVVAAVRGHGARIVCTRKTTPGLRAIEKYAVRAGGGSNHRFGLDDAILIKDNHIAIAGGIRPAIERARMSVGHLVKIEVEVDTLAQLEVVLALAPDAVLLDNMSLDELRQAVATVAGRAVTEASGRITLTTAPAVAATGVDLISIGWLTHSAPILDIGLDCREP, encoded by the coding sequence ATGAACCTGTCACCACCTCCTGCGATCATGCTCGAGCCTCTGGTGCGTGCAGCTCTGCTTGAGGACCTCGGCAGGGCCGGCGACCTGACCACCGACGCCATCGTGCCGAAGGACCTTCGGACAACGACCGTGCTGTCGGCACGCCAAGCGGGAATAGTTGCCGGCCTCGACCTGGCGATGCTCGCCTTCCGCCTCATCGACCAGACAGTCGAAATGACCGTGCATCGGCCGGACGGCAGCGACGTCGCGCAAGGCGAGATCATTGCCTCGATGAGCGGTCCGGCCCGGGCCATCCTCACCGCGGAGCGGACGGCGCTCAATTTTCTCTGTCATCTGAGCGGCATCGCCACGGCGACGGCATCGGTCGTCGCGGCGGTCCGCGGCCACGGCGCAAGGATCGTCTGCACGCGCAAGACGACACCTGGTTTGCGGGCGATCGAAAAATACGCCGTGCGCGCCGGTGGTGGCTCCAACCACCGCTTCGGCCTCGACGATGCCATCCTGATCAAGGACAACCACATCGCCATCGCCGGTGGAATTCGCCCGGCCATCGAGCGGGCCAGAATGAGCGTCGGCCATCTCGTCAAGATCGAAGTCGAGGTCGATACGCTGGCCCAGTTGGAAGTGGTCCTGGCCCTCGCCCCAGACGCAGTGCTGCTCGACAATATGTCGCTCGACGAGCTACGTCAGGCGGTGGCTACGGTTGCCGGCCGGGCGGTCACCGAGGCGTCGGGTAGGATAACCCTGACGACGGCACCGGCCGTGGCTGCGACAGGCGTTGATCTGATTTCCATCGGTTGGTTGACCCATAGCGCACCAATCCTTGATATCGGGCTCGACTGTCGTGAGCCTTGA
- a CDS encoding carbohydrate ABC transporter permease yields MSRRRTSFYTAATYAAGLLFLAIFVGPILWFIALAIRPAETAFTMPPSLSFEPNLDAFRHILVDPGTNAPQLANSLIVAIGAVLLNLPFSVPAAYALSRFKLRGKKNIMLWYLGLLMAPPIAFLIPYFILITRIGLQGSYFSMVLVLQTLTIPFSVWLMKSFIDEVPAELEEAARVDGARWYTIMWRITLPIVRPGIIVTSMFAFVFAWNNAAFPLVLSSRSTATLPIGTLGYFATSGVTWNYIAAAAVLAMIPPMIIFLVFDRYVVRGLTFGSVKG; encoded by the coding sequence ATGTCCCGTCGCCGAACCAGTTTCTACACAGCAGCAACCTACGCTGCCGGCCTTCTCTTCCTGGCGATTTTTGTCGGGCCGATTTTGTGGTTTATCGCTCTTGCGATCCGCCCTGCCGAGACCGCCTTCACAATGCCGCCTTCACTATCCTTCGAGCCAAATCTCGACGCGTTCCGGCATATTCTCGTCGATCCAGGCACCAACGCGCCTCAACTGGCGAATAGCCTGATCGTCGCCATTGGCGCGGTGTTGCTCAATCTGCCTTTCTCGGTTCCGGCCGCCTATGCACTGTCCCGTTTCAAGCTGCGCGGCAAGAAGAACATCATGTTGTGGTACCTCGGCCTTCTGATGGCCCCGCCGATTGCGTTCTTGATTCCGTATTTCATCTTGATCACGCGTATCGGTCTCCAGGGCTCCTACTTCTCCATGGTTTTGGTTCTGCAGACGCTGACGATCCCGTTTTCCGTGTGGCTGATGAAAAGCTTCATTGATGAGGTACCGGCGGAATTGGAAGAAGCTGCCCGCGTAGACGGCGCCCGCTGGTACACGATCATGTGGCGCATTACGCTCCCCATCGTTCGTCCCGGGATCATTGTCACGTCCATGTTTGCATTCGTGTTTGCATGGAACAATGCCGCGTTTCCGCTGGTCCTGAGTTCGCGCTCGACCGCCACCCTTCCGATCGGAACACTTGGCTACTTCGCCACCAGCGGCGTGACATGGAATTACATCGCCGCCGCTGCCGTGCTGGCAATGATCCCGCCGATGATAATCTTCCTGGTTTTCGATCGATATGTCGTACGAGGCCTCACCTTTGGCTCGGTGAAAGGCTGA
- a CDS encoding L-aspartate oxidase, with the protein MSMDVHHLAGRPVIIGGGIAGLMTALHLAPEPVLLLSRTPLGADASSTWAQGGLAASLGDDDDPALHLADTLAAGDGLCDREMASRILNAAPGAIETLAGFGVRFDRMPDGTVRLGLEAAHSRRRIVHAGGDGSGREIMRALVAAIRSTPTIEVVEGFEARRLAVVDGKIAGVLASGPKGPAFFTTGRAVLATGGIGGLFVDSTNPLGSCGQGLALAARAGAVLADMEFIQFHPTAFDGSNRPMTLISEAVRGEGAVIVDETGRRFLDGLQGAELAPRDIVARAVWRHLANGHGVFLDVREKPGSAFARQFPTIASACARAGIDPTRDLIPIRPAQHYHMGGVAVDRDGRTSVPGLWACGEVASTGLHGANRLASNSLTEAVACARWAAESVAGSPDGGGKLAMVPHLPAPDPGPVRPLLSRALGVTRDGEGLKEAAQALLPLSQRHDAASDPAAVGLMIAIAALRRRESRGAHFRTDFPHHATLARRSQITLEAAIAAARELASSPELEGVI; encoded by the coding sequence ATGAGCATGGACGTCCACCATCTCGCCGGCCGGCCGGTGATCATCGGCGGCGGCATAGCCGGGCTGATGACCGCGCTGCATCTGGCGCCCGAGCCGGTGCTTCTCCTGTCCAGGACGCCATTGGGTGCTGACGCCTCCAGCACCTGGGCACAGGGCGGCCTCGCCGCAAGCCTCGGCGACGACGACGATCCAGCACTCCACCTTGCCGACACGCTCGCCGCAGGCGATGGCCTTTGCGACAGGGAGATGGCGAGCCGGATCCTCAATGCGGCGCCGGGCGCGATCGAGACATTGGCGGGCTTCGGGGTCCGCTTCGACCGCATGCCGGATGGGACGGTGCGTCTCGGACTGGAGGCCGCGCACAGCCGGCGCCGCATCGTTCATGCCGGCGGCGACGGCAGCGGGCGCGAAATCATGCGTGCCTTGGTCGCGGCCATCCGTTCGACGCCGACAATAGAGGTCGTCGAGGGGTTCGAAGCGCGCCGGCTCGCGGTGGTGGACGGCAAGATCGCCGGTGTTCTGGCGAGCGGTCCGAAAGGCCCAGCGTTCTTCACCACGGGACGGGCCGTCCTCGCCACCGGCGGGATCGGCGGGTTGTTTGTCGACAGCACCAATCCTCTGGGCAGTTGCGGACAGGGCTTGGCGCTCGCGGCCCGCGCGGGGGCTGTCCTTGCCGATATGGAATTCATCCAGTTCCACCCGACCGCGTTCGATGGATCGAACCGCCCCATGACGCTCATCAGCGAGGCGGTTCGCGGCGAAGGCGCTGTGATCGTCGACGAGACGGGCCGACGTTTCCTCGACGGCTTGCAAGGCGCGGAACTCGCACCACGTGACATCGTCGCGCGCGCCGTCTGGAGGCACCTGGCAAACGGCCATGGCGTCTTTCTCGATGTGCGGGAAAAGCCCGGCTCGGCATTCGCGCGCCAGTTCCCGACGATTGCATCGGCCTGCGCCAGGGCCGGCATCGATCCGACGCGTGATCTCATTCCCATTCGCCCTGCCCAGCACTATCACATGGGTGGCGTCGCCGTGGATCGGGACGGGCGCACTTCCGTTCCGGGACTTTGGGCTTGCGGCGAAGTCGCCTCGACCGGGTTGCACGGCGCCAACCGGCTCGCCAGCAACTCGCTGACCGAGGCCGTCGCCTGCGCGCGCTGGGCCGCCGAGAGTGTAGCCGGTTCGCCTGACGGCGGCGGAAAGCTAGCCATGGTACCTCACCTACCCGCGCCAGATCCAGGACCTGTGCGCCCTCTCCTGTCGCGTGCCCTCGGCGTCACAAGAGATGGCGAAGGGTTGAAAGAAGCTGCACAGGCCTTGCTGCCGCTGTCGCAGCGGCACGATGCGGCATCCGATCCCGCCGCCGTCGGGCTGATGATTGCGATAGCCGCCTTGCGGCGCCGGGAAAGCCGCGGGGCTCATTTCCGGACCGACTTTCCGCATCATGCAACCCTCGCTCGCCGCTCCCAAATCACCCTCGAAGCGGCCATTGCCGCCGCGCGGGAACTCGCATCCTCCCCCGAGTTGGAAGGCGTCATCTGA
- a CDS encoding antitoxin Xre/MbcA/ParS toxin-binding domain-containing protein — protein sequence MEAGGSDLQRVEALLGGSRVLSRRLTSALDAHELLLLGLPASALNHLVGQLVFINKTASLEKAVGMSLRTWQRRKDAPSKPLSQEQSGRTWKFAEILAKATDVLGTQAEAEQWLERPAIGLDQRRPIDLLGTPAGVELVEDYLERLAYGVYA from the coding sequence ATGGAAGCGGGAGGCAGTGATCTCCAGAGGGTGGAGGCACTGCTCGGCGGATCTCGGGTCTTGTCGCGTCGATTGACCAGTGCCCTTGATGCGCATGAACTGCTTCTACTCGGCCTGCCGGCCTCGGCGCTAAATCACCTCGTCGGACAACTGGTCTTCATCAACAAGACGGCGTCGCTCGAAAAGGCCGTTGGTATGAGCCTGCGAACCTGGCAGCGCCGCAAAGACGCTCCCTCCAAGCCCCTTAGCCAGGAGCAGAGCGGACGGACTTGGAAATTCGCAGAGATCCTGGCGAAGGCGACGGATGTGCTCGGCACGCAGGCGGAAGCTGAACAATGGTTGGAGCGCCCGGCGATCGGTCTCGACCAGCGCCGTCCGATCGATCTGCTGGGCACTCCCGCCGGCGTGGAACTGGTCGAAGACTATCTGGAGCGGCTTGCATACGGCGTCTATGCATGA